The Myroides fluvii region CAAATGTACTTATTTTTTTGATTCTACTCTTTTTCTTCACTTCTTTTTAAGAAGTCAATACTCTACTTCCTTTTTCTTCGTCTTTGACAATAGACAACGATAGGGGGATTCGCTCTTGTAATTCATCTACATGGGAGATAATACCGACAATGCGATTCTCTTTGTGTAAGCTACTCAACGTTTCAAATACAATGTTAACAGATTCTGCATCTTGTGTTCCGAATCCCTCATCTATAAAGAAGAAGTTCTTATTGGATTTGGATAAACTCTGTACGCTTTCTGCCAAAGCAAGTGCTAGGGATAAAGACACTTGAAAACTTTGTCCTCCAGATAATGTCTTTACACTTCGCGCTTTTCCGTTGTTCAAATAATCAATGATTTCAAATTCGTTACTTTCATTTAACTGCAAACTCAGTTGATTATGAGTCAAACGATGGAAGCGTTGATTGGCAATATCACACAAATTAATCAAATAGATACTTGACACATAGTTGACAAATCCCGCACCTTTAAACATATTGTCCAGAAGATTGATATTTTTCAATCGCTTTTCAACTTGAGCAAACTGATCTAACAAGGTTTCTTTTTCTTTATAGTCTTGTTCTAAACGCTCTATTTCACCTGCTACTTTTGCTACTAAGGTTGTTTGTTCCTTCACTTGTTGTTCTAATGCTGTGACCGTTAGTTCCATTTGCTGAAAGTGAGGCAAATCAAAAGCAATAGATTCGAGTTTTTTCGATAATTGCTGTACTTGATTGCGCAATACTTCTATTTTCAACATAAAGGCTTGAATACTTGCACGCGTCTCTTCTACTGCTATATTTTTAGCTAAAACTACCTCAACTTCTTGAACAGACTCAAATTGAAATACTTCCAATCCTTGCTTAACGCCTAAATCAATATGTTGAAGTGAAGCTGTCAACTCTTCTTGTATGGTTTGTATATTCTTCAACTCTGTTTCTAAAGAAGCAAGAATAGGTACCAACTGTTGCAAGAGCTGTGCTTGTGATTTATACGCTTGCTCTACCTCAACAATGTGTTGTTCTTTTGCCTTAATTTCCAGCTCTAATATTTCTTTTTTTACAACTATTTTTTCACTCAATTTAATCAAGCGTATTTGTTGTTCTTTGGCGTCAATTTCCGCTTCTAATCTCGCCTGTTTTAATTCAATATCGGCTAATGCTTCTGCGTATTTTTCTAAATTATTTCGAACAACATCGACTTCTTTTATGGTTTGTTGCTGTTGATTCTCGGCTTTTTCTATCGCTTGATTGACTTGTACCGCTTGTTGTTTCAACTGCTCGAGTTGTGCTTTATTTCCGCTTTCAATTTCATTCCAACAATAAGCTGCTTGATGTCTGATTAGCTCCTCTTGCTTTTCTTTTCGATGATTTACAGCTTCGCTATCTTGAATTTCAAGCAAATGCTTTTTATCGAGCAAAGCTTGAATTTCTCTTTCTTTTCGATTTAATATCTGTTCATCGTCTTGAATTTTTTCAAGCTTCATTTCTAAGTCTTGCATTGATTTGGACACATCTTCTCCCTCTAAAATAGCGGGATGCTCTAATGCACCACATAACGGACAAGCTTCACCATCATGTAAAGCGGAAGCGTAATGCGACAATTGTTGAGAAACGCGTAGCTGATTGAGCTCCTTCGTTACTAACAAATGTAATTGTTGATTTACTGTGCGCTGTTTCGCTATTCTCTCTCTCCACTCTTCTTCTGTAGTAAATTCAAATTGCTCTAGTGTTTGAACTAAACGCTGAATTTCCTGTTGCAGCTGCTTTTGTTTGTCTGCCCATTCACCTGCTGCTTTTTCTAAGTATTCAAAATCGGTAAACCACTTATCCAACGCGATTAAACGCATGGGATCAACGCGGTTTTCCTTTAATTGTTTCAGTTGTTTTTCTCCAGCAAGAAGCAGGATTTGCTTTTGCTCTAATTCCTTTTTGGTTGCTACAACGACTTCTTGTCCTTTTACCAAGCGTTCTGTCAATGTCTTCTTCGTTACCTCAGTTTCCTGAATAGCCTGAACCAATTGCAGTTCTGCTAACTCTGTTCGCTCTCTTTCAAGAGATTCGTACTGTTTTTCAAGAGTTGTAAACGTTTCTTTGACCTGAATATACTGGTTTTGCTTGGTTTGAAATTCTCCTAGCTTTACTTGGTAATTCGCGGTTTTCTCGTTGAGTTTTAGCGTTGTTTGCTGTTTTTCGACTAGCAATGAACGAAAAACTTTCTCTACTTTTTCGTACTGTAGCAACGCTAGTTCTTGTGCTTTTACCTCTCCTTCTTTTTGTTCTAATTCGCGTAAGGTAGTACGACTTTCTTCCAAAGCCTCAAAATCGAGTTTAACGGCTTTTAGCTGTTGGTAACGCTCTTGTTCTTGCTTAAAGACAAGTGTCATTTGTTTTAACTGCTGCTCTTGTTTTTGGTGTTGTACCTTAACTTCGTCTATTTGTTCTTTGGTCAAGGTAGTAAAACGCTGCAATTGACCTTGCAAATGATCGTACTTTTGACGGGTTTCACTATATAGTGCTTTGGTTTTTCCCGTTAAATCAAAACGATCCAACCCAAAGATTTCCTGCATCATTTTGGTTCGATCTTTACCTCCCAATTCAATAAATTCCTTGAATTTTCCCTGTGGAATAATAATGGTGCGTTTGAAATTTTCATAACTCAAGCCAATTACCTCTTCTACATTTAAATCGGGCAAGGGAATCCATTGTTCTTCCTTCCATTGATACAATACGGCATCTCCTCGCTTGACGTCGTCAAAACGTTTGGAATTACGTTTAAATTCTCTGTAAATGCGGTATTTTTTTTCTTTAAAATTAAAAAACTCAAAATCAATACTCATGCGGTCTGACTTTAAGTTCATCATATTGTAGGCGCGATTATCTCGAGCATTTAATCGTTCACTCTCACCGTATAATCCAAAAGAAATGGCTTCTAAAATTGACGATTTACCTGATCCTACTTTACCGAAAATTCCAAACAGCCCAGCTTGAATCAATTGGGTAAAATCAATGACTTGCTTTTCTTGGTAGGAATAAAAACCTTCTAGCGTTAATGTAATGGGTATCATGGTCAATCTTAATTTATAATTTCGTTGAACAAATCCATAATTTCTCCATTGGGATCTTGTCCATTGTTCTTCTGTTTAAAATAATCTGCAAATAGCCCCTGAATATCTTGTTCAAGGTTGACTTGTTTTCTTTTATTCAAATCCGCTTGATCCGTTAAATTCACCACGGGAATAATGGTAATAATACCGTCATGTGCTTGGTGAATTCGCTTGATATCATCTGCTTTTAAAAAAGTATCACTCACAAGTGTCAACTCTACTAAATGATGTTGATGTTGTTGTAACCAATCAACGGCATCGTCAACGGAGTTAAATTTCTTTCGCGTTAAGGGACGTCCTTTTTGCAAGGGAATTTTCTCGTAGGTTGCAGGTACATTGGGTTCTACCTCAACCATCATCACGTATTTTTCCTGCCCTGCTTCACTAAAGCTATAACACAACGGACTTCCTGAATAGACCACAGGACGATCTACTTCTCCAATTTGATGGGCACGGTGTAGATGGCCTAAAGCGGTATATTGAATTTGCTTGGGAATACTATCGCTGTAAATCAAATCGGCATTTCCTATTTTTAATGGTTTTTCTCCATCGGGTTCTTCGAGTTCTTCTCCTCCTTTTTTCATCATATACAGATGAGAAATTAAGAGGTTAACGCCTGCTGTATCGCAATACGCTGTAGCTAACGCTTGCCAGTTGCTTTCCAATACTTCATTTAAAGCGGTTGTTTTATCTGCTACATTTAATGCTTTTTTCAATCGCACTTCATTGGCATAAGGCGTGTGAATAATGCGAATCGGAAAAGGAAGATGAGCCAAAGTCAATTCCACAAAACCTTCTGCTGATTGCGTCAAGGTAAAGGCTTCATTTTCTTCCATGGGTTGTACAATCGTATTGGGTAATCCCACAAGTAAGATACCACAAGCGCGTGCCAAGGGATCTGGTGCATCAATGCGTTCTGGGCTATCGTGATTTCCTGCGATAGCAATAACGGGACGTTGACCATTGTGCGTCAAACGACGAAGGGTTTTGTAGAACAAATCTTCGGCTTCAATTGGAGGATTAAAAGTATCAAATAAATCTCCTGCAATAACAACAATATCCGCTTGTTGTACATCAGCAAGCTCACATATTTCATTCAATACTTCTTTTTGTTCTTCTATTCTTGAAAAATTGTCTAATCGCTTTCCCAAATGCCAATCTGCCGTATGTAGTATCTTAACTTTCATGCTTCCCTTTTGTTTACCTCTCAAAGATAAAAGTTATATTGGGGAATCGCTAGTTATTTTAGTTATGAGTTATCGGTTATGGGTTATGGGGTGAAAACACTTGGTTGAGACAAAACCGACACCAGTACAAGAATATTAAGCGTATAAAAAACACCTGCTTAACATTAAATAGTTAATTTCGTATAAAAATTAAAAAGATGAAAAAGATTGTACCTTTCGTACTTGCCCTGATCCTAGTTGTTTCTTGTCAAAACAAGAAAACCCTGGATCCCGTAGCTCTTGCAGTAGCCTATGATGAGATTAACATTGTTTACGACAAGATAAACAGCGCGTTAATCAATAAAGATGGAATCTTGTTATACGACAATTTAGATCAAGAGTCTATTGCATACTATGAAGAAATATTGACGGCTGTCAAAACAAAAAACATAGAAGGAACTTTAGTGGATCAAATGAATATTGCCAATGGTTTGCTCTTATTCAGTGATGCGGATTTACAGACCACGGATACCAAGAAATTGGTTGAAATTTTATTTTTAAACTCGGCCGTGGATGATAAAAAAATAGAGGTGCTTTCTAGTGCTGTACTGTCTGATTTAAAGATTGAGGAATACGAAGCTACAGGAATGATTTTTGGGATGCAACCCGCTCATTTTTTTAAAGAAGAGGGGCAATGGAAATACAGTATGCTTGACTCAAGAAGAATCTCAGAAACGGTACTGAGAGATGCACAAGAAGCAAATAACATGACAAATAAAGAATTCTTAATCATGCTATTATCCTCGAATGAATTTCAAACAAACCCCAACATCAAACGCGATTTCACAGCAGTTTTTAACCTCATACAGGAAGAAAGACAAATACGTGGAGATAAAGCCTAACTAAAATATACGGACGCACATAAAAAAAAAAACCGTTGTCTTAAACAAATTCACATTGTAAGACAACGGTTTTTTTTATACTGATGATTGACTCATCTACCCTATACTATAGCACATTGAGTTTGACTAGTCGTCTTCGTATATTTTTATAATCTCTACTTGTTCACCATTCTCCCACAGGGATTCTATCATCAAGGTTCCGGTTGAATGATAGTCTTTGACAATACCCTCTTTTTTTCCTTTGATAAAAGTAGCTTCAGTACTTAGATTGCCATTTTTAAAGTAGTCTTTGTACAAACCTTCTTTTAAGCCCTCATTCCAATTTGCTTCTTCTCTTATTTTTCCATCGTCAAAATACCCAATAAAAAAACCTTGTTTCTTTCCCTTTATAAAAAGGCCTTTCTCATAAAGTTGTCCATTTTCATAAAATGCTTGATGCAATCCGTCTTCTTTTCCTTCTTTAAATGGGGTCTCAACCGCTAAATCCCCATTGGGATAATATTCTTTAAAAACCCCTATTTGCAATCCCTTACTCCAATGGGAGTGTTTTCTCACTTGTCCATCTTCATAATAAACAAAGGCTTCTCCCTCTTTCTTTCCGTCTTTCAACTTTCGCTCTTCCCATACTTGTCCATTTTCAAAATAGGAGGTAAAAAAACGATCGAGTTTTCCCTCTTGTAAGTAAGCTTCTTCTTTTAAAGCGCCGTTTTCATCATATTGTTTAACAATCCCCGTATAAGGAGTTAGTTGATTCAGTTCGGAATACACTCCGGCTCTAAGCTCAAGTTGATTGAAATTAATTTCTCTTTCTTTACAGCTGAATAAGAAAAACGCAACTGCTACAATCAATAAGGTTCTTTTCATACTTGTTTTTATCAAGGGGCACATTATGTTGGAATTCATTTAAAAAAAGGCCGATGAATCATCAGCCTTTCTATTTTAGATACAAGCGAACAGCCTGTTCGCTATTCTCCTTAGATTTCACATCCATCAGGACCACATGAATTAGCATCTGTATTGCCTTTCATCTCAAATTGTGGTTGACTTTCTTGGTATGCCTGTGTAATGGCTTCTGCAAACGTGTCAATCGGTTGGGCACCTGAGATACCGTATTTTCGATCTACTACAAAGAAAGGAACTCCTGAAATTCCCAACGTTTGTGCTTCTTCAATATCGTTTTTCACTTCTTGTGTATGTGCATCACTGTTTAATAAAGTAACGACTTCCTCTTTATTCAAACCAATACTAGTCGCTAACTCCGTTAATACCTCAATTTCTCCTACGTTCTTTCCTTCTGTAAAGTGTGCCAAGAACAAGGCCTCTTCCATTTCATTCCCTTTGCCTTTACTTTGAGCAAAGTGAATTAAACGGTGTGCTCTAAAGGTATTTACTGGAATTGAAATATCTTGTCTAAATTCAATTCCAACGGCAGATCCTGCTTGTTGTAAGTGATTCATCATCCCTTCAATTTGCTCTTTCGGCATACCTTTTCTATTCACTAGATAATCAATCGTTGATTGAGAAGCTCCTTCTACAGGCAAAGTTGGATCCAACTGAAAACTCTTCCACTCTACTTCAATTTTATCTTTAAAAGGCAATTGTTCTAATGCGTTTTCAAAGTGTTTCTTTCCAACATAACAAAAAGGACACATCACATCTGACCATATTTCTACTTTCATATTTCTACTTTTTTAAATGAATTGTGGAGGATCTAGCTATCCTCCTATCTATCAAAGATACAACTTAAGAAGGGCTTGTCCCTATACATTTAACAGTTACCAAGAGGTTATCAGGACCAATTAGCCCAAAATAAAAGAATTACCTTACAAATTGCACATACTTTATTTAACACCCCTACCTATGTTAACATTTTTTTAATAATTTTAACCAACCAAAAAAGATTCTCTAATGAAACAACAGTACATCTTATTTCTTCTTGTTTTCACTTCGATCCTGTCTTATGGACAAATTCGAAAATCAGTTTATTTCATTGGTAATAGTTATACCTATTACAATGATTTACCCCTTTTAACGCAAAAAGTAGCACACTCAGCAGGTGATTTTCTTGATTTTGAACAAACTACAGCTGGAGGAGCTAGTTTACAAAATCATCTCTATAACGAAGTGGTGACAACAAAGATTAATAGCAAAGCTTGGGATTATGTAGTTTTACAAGAACAAAGTCAAAGACCTGCCTTGAACGACTCGTATACCTTTCCGTATGCTGCTGCATTAAACGAACGCATAAAAAATTCTTCTCCATGTGCTAAGACTTTATTTTATATGACTTGGGGGTACAAAACGGGTGATCCGTCCAACTGCAACGCAGGTTTAACCTATATGTGTACATATGAGGGTATGGATGATAAGATTTACGATTCCTATATGCGTTTAGCCTTGGAGAACCAAGCACATGTTTCACCTGTAGGCAACGTGTGGAGAAAAATACGCCAACAATACCCAGCTTATGAACTGTATGATCGCGACAATTCACATCCCTCCCCTCTAGGTTCAATGGTGGCCGCTTATACTTTTTACACCGTTATTTTCAAAAAAGACCCCACGCTAACTACTTTTAATGGAACCTTATCTGCTGAACAGGCACTTAATATTAAGCGCATTGTCAAAGAAACTGTTTACGATGATTTTGAAAAATGGTTTATTGGGGTTCACTACAACGAAGCGAAATACACCTATGAAATAACTGATTCTTCCACTATTCACTTTAGCAATATTACGCCCAATACACAGGCGGTTCATTGGGATTTTGGAGATGGAACAACTTCAACAGCGAACAATCCGATACACGCCTATGAGCAAACGGGGCAATTTACAGTTACACTTACCGTGACAAGTTGTAATGACACCTATTCTTATACAGAAACCGTGAACATTGAAACGTTAAGTACTACAAAATTTGATCAAAGTACGTTTGCTATTTATCCCAATCCAACTCGTGATTACCTCTTTGTTCAAACAGCTTTAGAGGCTAGCTTTTCGATTCATGATATGGCTGGAAAGAGAATCATTCCTACGGTAAATCAACAAGCTGGAGTGTACCAATTGGATGTTCGAACCTTAACAAAAGGTACTTATTTTGTGCAAATACAAACATCAAATAGTCAAGAACAATTTAAATTTGTAGTAAAATAATCAACTTATTTAAGGTAAAAAAACAAATCATTCAATTATTTTATCTAGATTTACAACTGTGTATAAATTAATTATTAATTCACCTTATACAATTTTTATACAACATCTATTTATTACCAACCCATCAATTTTATAGATTAAAGAAAAGGAAGCCCACGAGGCTTCCTTTTTTTATATTCATTTCTTTCTGGATAAAAAATCTAGTATTTGTATTTTCCGTATTTTTGTTAGAGCCTGTTTGCTGTTATTTTCAAACATTAACTTTTAAATCAATTAAAATGAGAAGATTAACAATTAGAAATATTGGACCAATTCAATCCGTTTGTATAGATTTAAAACGTATTAATGTTTTAATAGGTCTTCAGAGTTCAGGGAAGAGTACCATTAATAAAATAGCCTGTCATTGCTCTTGGGTAGAGAAAGAAATCTTACTTAAACAATCAGTTGAAGTTTTTGAACAAGGTTCCTATTTTTCAGATCAATTAATAGAATTTCACAAACTTGAAGGTTTTCTGAATGAATATTCTTTTATTGAATATGAAACAGACTTTATCTTTTTTAGTTATTCGCATCACAATCTTAGCTTTTCATTTCAATGGAAATTAACTAATTCAAATTTACAGTACAATAGAACCAAAACCTTATACATTCCAGCTGAACGCAATATTGTAGCTGTTATACCCAATTGGTTTGACATCAAACTAGACAACTCTAACTTGCGTAGTTTCATGTCTGCATGGCAGGAAGCAAGGAATTTCTATAACAAAAGCTCATTTCCTATCTTAGATTTAGGAGTTGTTTATCGCTATAATGAAGAAATAGACAGAGACGAATTAATTTTATCACGTGACAGTAGAAAAATATATTTCAGAAATGCTTCTAGTGGATTACAATCACTTATCCCATTGTATACCTTAATTAAGTATTACACATTTGATTTATTTTCAAAATACAATAAAACTGATTTCATCAAAAATCTAAGTACAGTAACCATCTTAGCTAGGGAATACAAACTTCATGAAGAGTCGTTAAAGAAAAAAGTTCAAGAAAACATAGATGTTGACCAAATAAAAAAACGGGTTTTAAATAAAATCACATCACAAGAAACTAGCTTAGATCATTTAGAAGAGGAAATTAATACTGAAATCAATAGAATTGTATCTAGTGATACGTTTTCAAACACTATTTTTGAAATTATGAGTTCGAAATTAGAAGGTTTTAGTCATACGGATTTAACTCCTCTAGAAAGAAAAGAATTAGAACAGGTCTATAAAACTAATACCGAACAGCAATGTAGTATCTTCTTGGAAGAACCAGAAGTCAATTTATTTCCTACGACTCAACGAGAACTTGTGAAGTATTTGGTCCAATCCACTTATCACAATGAGGAAGGAAGAATGCATAGTTTATTTATCACTACGCATAGTCCGTATATCCTGACTACACTGAATAATTTAATTTATGCATCTGATTGTGCAAAGAACAGTACAGATGTTCCAACCATTATAGCAGAAGATTATTGGGTAAACTTTGATGATGTAGGCGTGTGGTTTGTGAAAAATGGGACGATTGAATGCATCTTAGATCAAGAAGAAAGACAAATTGATGCTACTAAGATTGATGAAGTATCTCAGCTTTTAAACAATGAGTTTGACAACCTTTTAAATACACAGTATCATGAGGTTTAACCAACGCTATACCTCATTTATTTATTGTCAAGACAATCGTAGAACACTTGTCTTAGAAGAAACAAAAGGAGTGCAATATATTATATCCAATTCTACACCCTTAGACTATATTGTTTACAACGTAGATGGTGGCCTGATTAATAACAACAGAACTAAACAATGTGATTTTGTAATCTACATCCCATCCTCAAATACTGTGCGATTTATCGAACTCAAAGGAAGTAATGTAGAAGACGGAATCGAACAACTTTTACAAACGATTCAAGCATTAGTTACAACACCTTGTATTGAGGTTTCAAGACTACAAGCTAGAATTATTAGCAGAAAAGTAAAATCTCCTGCACTGCGATCACCTAAGAGAACTAAACTAGAGAAACTAGTTAAAGCCAATGGAGGTGATTTACTTGTCAAAAACATATCCTTTACAGAAGTGATCAATTAAAAAAGGAAGCCCATGAGGCTTCCTTTTTTTAACCAGAACTTATATAAATTAAGAGTAATACACTCTTTTTTTTTTACTTTACCCAAGTATCTCTTCCTGCAATAATCCCTGATATCAAAAGTGTTACAGACATAATAAACAAGAACAAAAGGGAATACATCCAATCTTTAGAAAGATCAAATAGCGCTCCAAAAATGGGAGGACCACAAGCGGCAATTAAATAGCCAAACGACTGTGCCATACCTGATAATTCTGCGGATTGTACTGTACTTCGCGTACGCAATACAAAGAACAACATGGACAAACTGAAAGCCAAACCACTTGCCAATCCAATAAGAATACACCAAAGGAGAATATAGTCTGTGCGGAAGAGTAGAATCCCTCCGATTCCCACCATAAACAAGACTCCTACGACTAAAGCTAATAGTTTTTGGTTATTCATTTTACTGGCGATAATAGCGCCAATAAACGTCATAGGCAATTGAGCGAATTGTACATAAGACAAGATCCATCCTGAATCTTCTACGGACATTCCCCAGGTTTGCATCACTTTCGGTAACCAAGCAGCTAAACAGTAGAACAAGAGTGACTGCACACCCATAAATACAGTTACCGCCCAGGCTAATCCTGATTTGTAAAGATTTACGGTTTGTTCTTCTACTGCAAAATTGCCCTTAATAGGATCTACTTTCTTTTTCTTCACTTGTGGAATCCAAACAAAAATCGTCACCAAAGAAAGTACTAGCCAAATTCCAATAGATCCCTTCCATCCCATAGCGGTATAAGTCCCTAAGCTAATACTGAAACCTGCAGCTAATGCGGCGGTTAAATTCATGGCAACGGAGTAAATCCCCATCATACTTCCTACTTTATGAGGGAAATTATTTTTTATAAAAGCGGGCATCAATACATTGCCAACGGTAATCGCAGTTCCCACTAAAGCGGCACCTAAAAAAAGAGAAACAATAGTACCTAATGGACGAATAAGCAATCCAATACTCAGTAAGATTAAAGAAAGAAGCAAAACGAATTCCATGCCGTATTTTCTAGAGAACCTGGGCACCATACCCGATAAGAAAGCGAAAGCCATCAGTGGAATCGTGGTTACTAAACCTGCTGTGGTATTAGACAAAGCTAAGGATTGACTTATTTCACCAATCACAGGCCCTACTGAAGTTAGAGGGGCACGAAGATTGGATGCAATAAATATAACCCCTAGCAGCATCAAGATTTCTTTTGTTTTCGAAACTTTTTCTATCTCTTTATCTATTGAATGACTCATATATATTTTATGCGTTTGTTTTACAAGGTCAAAATTAAATGGTTTTAAATGATTATATTCGCCATATATCATAACTAAAACGACAAGTATGTACGGACCAGAATTAGTCGATCAAGTAAGGAAAAATGGATTTGTTTGGCATGCAGAAAATTGGAAGCACAACAATGAATTTCACCAGCACCACAAAGCGCAACTCGTATTTGTGGAGTCAGGATACCAATACTTACACACGACGAATAATCAGTTTTTATTACCTCAGCATCATGCGGCTTGGATTCCGTCCAACTTACCGCATAAAACGACTGCTGCTTCGGAGTCTGTTTCATTGCGTACGCTTTATTTTAACACCGATGGCATGCCTCCTTTTTATGAGGAGCTGTATTTATTTTCTGTTCCTGCGGTATTGAGAGAAATGATTATGTACACTGAAAAATGGTCGTTGAACATGGAATATCGCCAGAGTGAGCAGACTTTTTTACTTGCTATTTTAGAAGAGCTACCTTCTTTTATTCAGGAGTCAATTCCTTTACTAACCCCTGTTCCTAAATCAGCCAATTTAGTAGCTGTTACGGCCCATATTCACCAAAAATATGGCACTTCAATTACGATAGATGAATTAGCGTCCATTGGTTTTGTCAGTGTACGAACGCTCGAACGTCAATTTAAAAAAGAGACGGGTATTAGTTTAGCGAAGTACATCCAAATGGTTCGCATAATAAAATCGCTAGAGCTTTTAAGCGAAGGAAACCTCAACATTGGTGAAATTGCCTTTCGCGTGGGATACAGTAGTGCCCAATCCTATAGCAATGTTTTTACAAAACTACTAGGCAAACGCCCCAGTGAATATTTTGAAACACACCCTAAATAAAAGCATAAAAAAAGCCAACTTTTCAGTTGGCTTTGGTTTTTATTTAGTTTTTTACGGGTAAGAAATTATATTCCTTTGCGTAGTATAACATTTGCTCTTCAAACGTTTTCGGTTGTTTAATTACATAATCAGTAACTTCTCCTTTATCATTTGTAACAGGTACAATATAAGGGTTAACAAATCCTCTATATGCCGCTGAATTAAACTTCGAATTGCGTTCCAATACTTCTTTGTGAATCGCTTGATCTACTTTTACACCGTAGTTTTCTACTAGTTGTTTTGCTGCGTTGTAGTCTCCTTCTGATTTAATGCGTTGCGTTTCTTTGAGTAATTCTCCAAATAAAGCGTGTAGTTTTTCGTAATCTGTAATGTTGAAATACGTTTTTCCGTCACGGACTACTTTTTCAATCACGTTGTCTTTTTTCCCTTTTTCGAACACCCATGCACTCACCCATTGGCGGTTTCTCATGTGAGCTTCTTCGATATCAGCTCCTGGTTCTAAACGCACCAATTGCGTCATTAAACCATTTCGAATATATCCATCATACGCTGCCATACCAACGGCTTTCCAATCTTCTACTAATCCTATTTCTTGTAATTTAGGGTTGTATAGATAGAATAATCCTACTAAATCCGCACGACCTTCTTCTAAAGTAGATGCATAGCTTTTCAGTGTTTCTTTTGGTTGACCAATACCCGGATTGATTTGTCCAGAAGCATGTCCGATTACTTCGTGTAAAGCAGTATGTAATTTATCAGCTAATTCTCCGTATTTTTCTTCTAATTGTACTTCTTCTTCATCGTGTGCAAATTCTTTCAATTTACCTGATCCACCAGCGTGGTTGTATGAATCAATGATATTGCCTAATGAAATTGATTTAGATCCATGCTCTGCTCTAATCCAATCTGCATTGGGTAAATTCACTCCAATTGGTGTTGATGGAGATGAATCTCCAGATTCTGAAGCGACAATTACCGTTTTATACGTAACTCCCGTTACATTTTTCTTTTTGTGTTCTTCCATCAAAGGTGAATTGTCTTCAAACCATTGCGCTTCTTTTGAAAGCACTTCCATTTTCTTAGACATATCGAAATCTTTGATTTGAACCACACTTTCATACGAAGCTTTGTGTCCTAACGGATCGTTGTATACTTCGATAAATCCGTTGT contains the following coding sequences:
- a CDS encoding DUF4886 domain-containing protein — translated: MKQQYILFLLVFTSILSYGQIRKSVYFIGNSYTYYNDLPLLTQKVAHSAGDFLDFEQTTAGGASLQNHLYNEVVTTKINSKAWDYVVLQEQSQRPALNDSYTFPYAAALNERIKNSSPCAKTLFYMTWGYKTGDPSNCNAGLTYMCTYEGMDDKIYDSYMRLALENQAHVSPVGNVWRKIRQQYPAYELYDRDNSHPSPLGSMVAAYTFYTVIFKKDPTLTTFNGTLSAEQALNIKRIVKETVYDDFEKWFIGVHYNEAKYTYEITDSSTIHFSNITPNTQAVHWDFGDGTTSTANNPIHAYEQTGQFTVTLTVTSCNDTYSYTETVNIETLSTTKFDQSTFAIYPNPTRDYLFVQTALEASFSIHDMAGKRIIPTVNQQAGVYQLDVRTLTKGTYFVQIQTSNSQEQFKFVVK
- a CDS encoding AAA family ATPase — protein: MRRLTIRNIGPIQSVCIDLKRINVLIGLQSSGKSTINKIACHCSWVEKEILLKQSVEVFEQGSYFSDQLIEFHKLEGFLNEYSFIEYETDFIFFSYSHHNLSFSFQWKLTNSNLQYNRTKTLYIPAERNIVAVIPNWFDIKLDNSNLRSFMSAWQEARNFYNKSSFPILDLGVVYRYNEEIDRDELILSRDSRKIYFRNASSGLQSLIPLYTLIKYYTFDLFSKYNKTDFIKNLSTVTILAREYKLHEESLKKKVQENIDVDQIKKRVLNKITSQETSLDHLEEEINTEINRIVSSDTFSNTIFEIMSSKLEGFSHTDLTPLERKELEQVYKTNTEQQCSIFLEEPEVNLFPTTQRELVKYLVQSTYHNEEGRMHSLFITTHSPYILTTLNNLIYASDCAKNSTDVPTIIAEDYWVNFDDVGVWFVKNGTIECILDQEERQIDATKIDEVSQLLNNEFDNLLNTQYHEV
- a CDS encoding CynX/NimT family MFS transporter translates to MSHSIDKEIEKVSKTKEILMLLGVIFIASNLRAPLTSVGPVIGEISQSLALSNTTAGLVTTIPLMAFAFLSGMVPRFSRKYGMEFVLLLSLILLSIGLLIRPLGTIVSLFLGAALVGTAITVGNVLMPAFIKNNFPHKVGSMMGIYSVAMNLTAALAAGFSISLGTYTAMGWKGSIGIWLVLSLVTIFVWIPQVKKKKVDPIKGNFAVEEQTVNLYKSGLAWAVTVFMGVQSLLFYCLAAWLPKVMQTWGMSVEDSGWILSYVQFAQLPMTFIGAIIASKMNNQKLLALVVGVLFMVGIGGILLFRTDYILLWCILIGLASGLAFSLSMLFFVLRTRSTVQSAELSGMAQSFGYLIAACGPPIFGALFDLSKDWMYSLLFLFIMSVTLLISGIIAGRDTWVK
- a CDS encoding helix-turn-helix domain-containing protein; its protein translation is MYGPELVDQVRKNGFVWHAENWKHNNEFHQHHKAQLVFVESGYQYLHTTNNQFLLPQHHAAWIPSNLPHKTTAASESVSLRTLYFNTDGMPPFYEELYLFSVPAVLREMIMYTEKWSLNMEYRQSEQTFLLAILEELPSFIQESIPLLTPVPKSANLVAVTAHIHQKYGTSITIDELASIGFVSVRTLERQFKKETGISLAKYIQMVRIIKSLELLSEGNLNIGEIAFRVGYSSAQSYSNVFTKLLGKRPSEYFETHPK